A portion of the Limnothrix sp. FACHB-406 genome contains these proteins:
- the rplY gene encoding 50S ribosomal protein L25 — translation MSLTFEAQVRPEGSKPGALRREGLIPANLYGHDGANSVLLTINARDLGYMLRSVKVGETPVELTIADLNWKGSVVLQEVQKHPWKSTMVYHVSFLAAKG, via the coding sequence ATGAGCCTTACTTTTGAAGCCCAAGTCCGTCCCGAAGGCAGCAAGCCCGGTGCTCTGCGTCGCGAAGGCTTGATTCCGGCGAACCTCTACGGTCACGACGGCGCAAACTCGGTGTTGCTGACGATCAACGCCCGGGATTTGGGTTATATGCTGCGATCGGTTAAGGTGGGCGAAACTCCGGTTGAACTCACGATCGCTGATTTGAACTGGAAGGGTTCCGTGGTGCTGCAAGAAGTGCAAAAGCACCCCTGGAAGTCAACCATGGTCTATCATGTCAGCTTCCTGGCCGCGAAGGGCTAA
- a CDS encoding cofactor assembly of complex C subunit B, with product MARSQTNRWLQNLPIAVGMAIGVGLFVNRLWTPQISEWQARSDVAGTIACAFLILTGLLWQRVQPKLPDAVELTGPEGFELAPDLDRPLQVELAWASHLLLTNTVTRSVVVYRGDHTAGQTLLRRGVLGPQAIVKPGPIVQRAIDKQQPIYLVDLKVYPGRIEFDYLPENTQGVIVQPLGDRGVLILGANAPRSYTNQDERWIAGIADKLANSIAAATL from the coding sequence ATGGCGCGATCTCAAACCAATCGTTGGCTGCAAAATTTGCCGATCGCGGTGGGCATGGCGATCGGGGTGGGGCTGTTTGTGAATCGGCTCTGGACTCCTCAAATCAGTGAGTGGCAGGCGAGATCGGACGTGGCCGGGACGATCGCCTGTGCTTTCTTAATTTTGACGGGGTTGCTCTGGCAGCGGGTGCAACCCAAGTTGCCGGACGCGGTGGAGCTAACGGGGCCGGAAGGGTTTGAGCTAGCGCCCGATCTCGATCGCCCGTTGCAGGTGGAACTGGCCTGGGCTTCCCACCTGTTGCTAACCAACACGGTGACCCGATCGGTGGTGGTTTACCGGGGCGATCACACGGCTGGGCAAACGTTGCTTCGGCGCGGTGTTTTGGGCCCGCAAGCGATCGTCAAGCCGGGGCCGATCGTCCAGCGGGCGATCGATAAACAACAACCGATCTATCTCGTGGATTTGAAGGTTTATCCCGGCCGCATTGAGTTTGACTATTTACCCGAAAATACCCAGGGCGTGATTGTGCAGCCTTTGGGCGATCGGGGCGTGTTGATTTTGGGAGCCAACGCCCCCCGCAGTTACACCAACCAAGACGAGCGCTGGATTGCGGGCATTGCGGACAAGCTCGCCAACTCGATCGCAGCCGCAACTTTGTGA
- a CDS encoding adenosine deaminase yields the protein MALHAELHRHLGGSVVPRVLWRYFERHRSDLTTQFPDYGAFENFYTRPRKTLAEYLELHSLVESVQTQEMLPYFIYRLIRGAYIFENLAYLELRYTPYLRTPEHLPMGERIDRMADIVQTVGQASQVVDCPIVTSQILCMHVKLPYEVNRAIVELAAQSRDYVCAIDLAGGDDLYGDRLHEWIELYELARSLGLKTTGHVYETPMGQCPDLLPLLMRIGHGIQIPLQYPELLPDLARRGQCLEVCPTTYLKTGTMSDLRELKTVFDRCFEAGVEIAICTDNAGLHNVRLPFEYETLLTLDVIDFEQLEACQEAAFRHAFAWPHSARPAAVLGSLFDRKIPRDRAISEPLPV from the coding sequence ATGGCATTACATGCAGAACTGCATCGGCATTTGGGTGGTTCGGTCGTGCCTCGGGTGCTGTGGCGCTATTTTGAACGGCATCGATCGGACTTAACGACCCAATTTCCAGACTATGGGGCATTTGAGAATTTCTACACCCGTCCTCGCAAAACCCTGGCGGAGTATTTGGAACTGCACTCATTGGTGGAAAGTGTGCAGACCCAGGAAATGTTGCCCTATTTCATCTATCGCCTGATTCGGGGGGCCTACATTTTCGAAAATTTGGCCTATTTGGAGTTGCGCTACACGCCCTATCTGCGCACCCCTGAGCATTTGCCAATGGGAGAGCGGATCGATCGGATGGCTGACATTGTGCAAACGGTAGGCCAGGCCAGCCAGGTGGTGGATTGCCCGATCGTCACCAGCCAAATTTTATGTATGCATGTCAAGTTGCCCTATGAGGTGAATCGGGCGATCGTGGAGTTAGCAGCTCAGTCGCGGGACTATGTTTGCGCGATCGACCTGGCGGGCGGTGACGATTTGTATGGCGATCGATTGCATGAGTGGATTGAGCTATACGAATTGGCGCGATCGCTGGGTCTCAAAACCACGGGCCATGTTTACGAAACGCCCATGGGGCAATGTCCCGACCTTTTACCGCTGTTGATGCGCATTGGCCATGGGATTCAAATTCCCTTGCAATATCCCGAACTGCTACCCGATTTGGCCCGCCGGGGACAATGTTTGGAAGTATGTCCCACCACCTATCTCAAAACGGGAACCATGAGCGATTTACGGGAACTGAAAACCGTGTTCGATCGCTGCTTTGAGGCGGGGGTTGAGATTGCTATTTGCACCGACAATGCGGGTTTGCATAATGTGCGGTTGCCCTTTGAATACGAAACCCTGCTGACCTTGGATGTGATTGATTTTGAGCAACTGGAAGCCTGCCAAGAAGCAGCATTTCGCCATGCGTTTGCTTGGCCCCACAGTGCTCGCCCGGCGGCCGTTTTGGGCAGTTTGTTCGATCGCAAAATTCCACGCGATCGGGCGATCAGTGAACCACTGCCGGTTTAG
- a CDS encoding adenylosuccinate synthase: protein MANVVVIGAQWGDEGKGKITDLLSRSADVVVRYQGGVNAGHTVVVQDQVFKLHLIPSGILYPETECIIGSGTVIDPQVLIEELDQLVALGISTDNLLIAETAHVTMPYHRLIDRAAEEKRGNYKIGTTGRGIGPTYADKSERTGIRVMDLIDREALPDLLRWTIAQKNVILEKLYDLPPLDAEAVIEEYLAYGDRLRPHVIDASLKIADAVKQKRNVLFEGAQGTLLDLDHGTYPYVTSSNPVAGGACIGAGVGPTIIDRVIGVAKAYTTRVGEGPFPTEALDETGEHLGERGAEFGTTTGRKRRCGWFDAVIGRYAARINGLDCLAITKLDVLDELAEIKVCVAYEIDGQRCENFPAGSHQFAKCQPIYETLPGWQTSTSGCRNLEDLPKQALDYLKFLAELMDVPIAIVSLGASRDQTIIIEDPIHGPKRALLYENGQS from the coding sequence TTGGCTAACGTCGTTGTAATTGGGGCCCAGTGGGGCGACGAGGGCAAAGGCAAAATTACAGATCTCCTCAGTCGGTCGGCCGACGTGGTAGTTCGCTACCAAGGGGGGGTCAATGCCGGACACACGGTCGTTGTTCAAGACCAAGTGTTCAAGCTGCACCTCATTCCGTCTGGCATTTTGTATCCCGAAACCGAGTGCATCATTGGCTCGGGCACGGTCATTGATCCGCAAGTGCTGATTGAAGAACTCGATCAGCTCGTAGCGTTGGGCATTTCAACGGACAACCTGTTGATTGCGGAAACGGCCCACGTGACCATGCCCTATCACCGGCTGATCGATCGCGCGGCGGAGGAAAAACGCGGTAACTACAAGATTGGGACGACGGGGCGCGGCATTGGCCCGACCTACGCCGACAAATCCGAGCGTACCGGCATCCGGGTCATGGATTTGATCGATCGCGAGGCGCTGCCAGACTTGCTGCGTTGGACGATCGCCCAAAAGAACGTCATTCTCGAAAAGCTCTACGACCTGCCGCCGCTGGACGCGGAAGCGGTGATTGAAGAGTATTTGGCCTATGGCGATCGACTGCGGCCCCATGTGATCGACGCATCGCTCAAAATTGCCGACGCGGTGAAGCAAAAACGGAACGTTCTGTTTGAAGGGGCCCAGGGAACCCTGTTGGACCTGGATCACGGGACTTATCCCTATGTCACCTCTTCCAATCCGGTGGCTGGGGGAGCCTGCATTGGGGCAGGCGTGGGCCCTACAATCATCGATCGGGTGATTGGCGTGGCCAAGGCTTACACCACCCGCGTTGGCGAAGGCCCCTTCCCCACGGAAGCCCTGGACGAAACCGGAGAACATTTGGGCGAACGGGGGGCCGAGTTTGGCACCACCACGGGCCGCAAGCGCCGTTGCGGTTGGTTTGATGCGGTCATTGGCCGCTATGCCGCCCGGATCAACGGACTGGATTGCTTGGCCATCACCAAGTTGGACGTGTTGGATGAGCTGGCGGAAATCAAAGTTTGCGTGGCCTACGAAATTGACGGCCAACGCTGCGAAAATTTCCCCGCCGGGTCGCACCAATTCGCCAAGTGCCAGCCGATTTACGAAACCCTGCCCGGTTGGCAAACTTCCACCAGCGGTTGCCGCAACCTGGAAGATTTGCCCAAGCAGGCGCTGGACTACCTGAAGTTTTTGGCGGAGTTGATGGACGTGCCGATCGCGATTGTTTCCTTGGGAGCCAGCCGCGACCAAACGATCATCATCGAAGACCCCATTCACGGCCCCAAACGCGCCTTGCTGTACGAAAACGGCCAGAGTTAG
- the rpaB gene encoding response regulator transcription factor RpaB, translating to MDSHKEKILVVDDEASIRRILETRLSMIGYEVVTAADGEEALDVFRKAGPDLVVLDVMMPKLDGYGVCQELRKESDIPIIMLTALGDVADRITGLELGADDYVVKPFSPKELEARIRSVLRRVDKNHASGIPSSGVIQVANIRIDTNKRQVYKGDERIRLTGMEFSLLELLVSRSGEPFSRAEILQEVWGYTPERHVDTRVVDVHISRLRAKLEEDPSNPELILTARGTGYLFQRILDANEV from the coding sequence TTGGATAGTCACAAAGAAAAAATCCTGGTTGTTGACGACGAAGCCAGCATTCGCCGCATTCTAGAAACCCGCCTGTCCATGATTGGCTATGAGGTGGTCACGGCTGCCGATGGCGAAGAAGCCTTGGACGTGTTTCGGAAGGCGGGGCCGGATCTGGTGGTGTTGGATGTGATGATGCCGAAGCTGGATGGCTATGGCGTGTGCCAGGAACTCCGCAAGGAATCGGATATTCCGATCATTATGCTCACGGCGCTGGGCGATGTGGCCGATCGAATCACGGGTCTGGAATTGGGGGCCGATGATTATGTGGTGAAGCCCTTTTCGCCCAAGGAGTTGGAAGCTCGGATTCGCTCGGTGTTGCGGCGAGTGGACAAAAACCACGCCTCTGGAATTCCCAGCTCTGGCGTGATTCAGGTGGCCAACATCCGCATTGACACCAACAAGCGCCAGGTTTACAAGGGCGATGAGCGAATTCGGCTGACGGGAATGGAGTTTAGCCTGTTGGAGCTGTTGGTGTCGCGATCGGGCGAACCGTTCTCGCGGGCAGAAATTTTGCAGGAAGTTTGGGGCTACACACCCGAGCGCCATGTGGACACCCGCGTGGTGGATGTGCATATTTCTCGACTGCGGGCCAAGCTGGAGGAAGACCCCAGCAATCCAGAACTAATCCTGACGGCGCGGGGCACGGGTTACCTGTTCCAACGCATTCTGGACGCAAACGAGGTTTAG
- the radA gene encoding DNA repair protein RadA: MAKVKTRYVCSACGGVEAQMFGRCPSCGQWGTLVEEVLAAEPSTTGRAAVAATTRSRKGSRPQEPASPIAARTLAEIRDRPRSRWASGFRELDRVLGGGIVPGSLVLIGGDPGIGKSTLLLQTANQLARSRRVLYVCAEESGQQVKLRAQRLGVQAPAAELISGQLPEESPDDRADLYLLPETDLEPILAEIESLRPAIAIIDSVQAIYLPALASAPGSVAQVRECTSALMRLAKRQDVAMLLVGHVTKEGAIAGPKVLEHLVDTVLYFEGDRFASFRLLRSVKNRFGATQELGVFEMVDRGLLEVANPSALFLGNRDERVPGTATIVACEGTRPIVAELQALVSPTSYSSPRRVTTGMEYNRLLQILAVLEKRVGVPLSRLDAYVSTSGGLSVEEPAADLGVAVALVASFRDRIVDPGTVLIGEVGLGGQVRPVSQLELRLKEAAKLGFKRAIVPKGSDVRIRGMELIPVGRLVDAIGAAMARSIAADAAPDPETGDSHSSTPQSQIED, encoded by the coding sequence ATGGCGAAGGTAAAAACCCGCTACGTTTGCAGCGCCTGCGGAGGCGTGGAGGCCCAAATGTTCGGGCGCTGTCCCAGTTGTGGCCAGTGGGGCACTTTGGTGGAAGAGGTGTTGGCTGCGGAACCCAGCACCACGGGCCGGGCCGCCGTGGCCGCCACGACCCGATCGCGCAAGGGATCTCGCCCCCAAGAGCCGGCCAGCCCGATCGCGGCTCGCACCTTGGCCGAAATTCGCGATCGCCCCCGATCTCGCTGGGCTTCGGGGTTTCGAGAACTCGATCGAGTCCTGGGCGGGGGAATTGTGCCCGGCTCCTTGGTGCTGATTGGCGGCGATCCGGGCATTGGTAAATCAACCCTGCTGTTGCAAACGGCTAACCAACTGGCTCGATCTCGCCGGGTACTCTACGTTTGTGCCGAAGAATCGGGACAGCAGGTGAAACTGCGGGCCCAGCGATTGGGGGTACAGGCTCCGGCTGCGGAACTGATCTCGGGCCAGCTCCCGGAGGAATCGCCGGACGATCGCGCCGATCTGTACCTGCTGCCGGAAACGGATTTAGAGCCAATTTTGGCGGAAATTGAAAGCTTGCGACCGGCCATCGCCATCATTGACAGTGTGCAAGCGATTTATCTGCCCGCGCTGGCTTCTGCGCCAGGATCCGTGGCCCAGGTGCGGGAATGTACTTCGGCCCTGATGCGGCTGGCCAAGCGGCAGGATGTGGCCATGTTGCTGGTGGGCCATGTGACCAAGGAGGGGGCGATTGCCGGGCCCAAGGTGCTGGAGCATTTGGTGGATACGGTGCTCTATTTTGAGGGCGATCGATTTGCCAGTTTTCGCCTGTTGCGATCGGTTAAAAATCGTTTCGGTGCTACTCAGGAATTGGGGGTGTTTGAAATGGTCGATCGGGGGCTGTTAGAAGTTGCAAACCCCTCCGCTCTCTTTTTGGGTAACCGAGATGAGCGCGTGCCGGGCACGGCGACCATTGTGGCCTGCGAAGGAACCCGCCCGATCGTGGCGGAACTGCAAGCCCTCGTCAGCCCCACGAGCTATTCCTCGCCGCGCCGCGTCACCACGGGCATGGAATATAACCGGCTGCTGCAAATTTTGGCGGTGCTCGAAAAACGGGTGGGCGTGCCCCTCTCTCGGCTCGATGCCTACGTGTCCACCTCCGGCGGCCTGAGCGTGGAGGAACCGGCGGCCGACTTGGGTGTGGCCGTGGCCTTGGTGGCCAGTTTCCGCGATCGCATCGTTGATCCGGGCACGGTGCTGATCGGCGAGGTGGGTTTGGGCGGCCAAGTGCGTCCCGTTTCCCAACTGGAATTACGGCTCAAGGAAGCCGCGAAATTGGGATTTAAACGGGCGATCGTGCCCAAGGGTTCCGATGTACGAATTCGGGGAATGGAACTGATTCCCGTGGGGCGGTTGGTGGATGCGATCGGGGCGGCCATGGCGCGATCGATCGCGGCCGATGCCGCCCCCGATCCGGAAACCGGCGATTCGCACTCAAGCACACCCCAATCCCAAATTGAAGATTGA
- a CDS encoding bifunctional aminoglycoside phosphotransferase/ATP-binding protein has product MDSTLPPLVQQMLQPEFYPHPVQEPIALIQTHVSFVFITGDWVYKLKKPVNFGFLDYSTLERRKEFCAQEIALNQRSAAELYVGVVPIIQTGDRYQLAEVGEAEASNGAVEYAVKMHQFPQENLMSARFDRGEITEADIIELARVVAEFHRTAPTSDYINTFGEIPQIKVSFDENFQQTTGYIGGPQTQAQFDLTQSWTEAFFAENGELFQSRVTGGFIRNGHGDLHLGNICWLNDRPLLFDCIEFNEPFRFVDTIYDVAFLAMDLEARGRIDLANAFVNEYAERSGDWAGLALLPLYLSRQSYVRAKVTSFLLNDPAIPEADRAAAHDRATAYYRQAASYAQPRSGQVILMCGLSGSGKSTVARQLARQTNGIQIRSDAVRKHLGAVPLDQKGPQSLYSAEMTAKTYDHLLQLGLDLASRGETVILDAKYDRRALRQTVIAATQERELDLEIVHCQAPIEVLRDRLNQRTGDIADATADLLAAQVAAFEAFSNEERLWVREVDTARGGDLKLQ; this is encoded by the coding sequence ATGGATTCGACGCTGCCGCCCTTGGTGCAACAGATGCTTCAGCCGGAGTTCTATCCCCATCCGGTGCAGGAGCCGATCGCCCTGATCCAAACCCACGTTTCCTTTGTGTTTATTACGGGAGACTGGGTTTATAAACTCAAAAAGCCGGTGAACTTTGGCTTTTTGGACTATTCCACCCTGGAGCGGCGTAAGGAGTTTTGCGCTCAAGAAATTGCGCTCAACCAACGTAGTGCAGCGGAACTCTATGTGGGCGTAGTTCCCATTATTCAAACGGGCGATCGCTACCAATTGGCGGAAGTGGGCGAAGCTGAAGCCAGCAATGGGGCGGTGGAATATGCCGTCAAAATGCATCAATTTCCTCAGGAAAATTTGATGAGCGCTCGGTTCGATCGCGGCGAAATCACCGAAGCGGACATCATTGAGTTGGCCCGGGTGGTGGCGGAATTTCACCGCACCGCTCCCACCAGCGATTACATCAATACCTTTGGGGAAATCCCGCAAATTAAAGTTTCCTTTGATGAGAACTTTCAACAAACCACGGGTTACATTGGCGGGCCCCAAACCCAAGCACAATTTGACCTGACCCAAAGTTGGACGGAAGCTTTTTTTGCGGAAAATGGGGAGCTATTCCAAAGTCGTGTGACCGGCGGGTTCATTCGCAATGGCCATGGCGATTTGCACTTGGGCAATATCTGTTGGCTGAACGATCGCCCGCTGTTGTTCGACTGCATTGAGTTCAACGAACCTTTCCGGTTTGTGGACACAATTTACGACGTGGCTTTTTTGGCCATGGACTTGGAAGCTCGGGGCCGCATTGATTTAGCCAATGCCTTTGTCAATGAATATGCGGAGCGATCGGGCGATTGGGCTGGTTTGGCCCTGCTGCCGCTGTATCTGAGCCGCCAATCCTACGTGCGGGCCAAGGTCACCTCCTTTTTGCTGAATGACCCGGCGATTCCGGAGGCCGATCGAGCCGCCGCCCACGATCGAGCTACCGCCTACTATCGCCAAGCGGCCAGCTATGCCCAACCCCGATCGGGTCAGGTAATTTTGATGTGTGGCCTGTCGGGATCGGGCAAATCAACCGTGGCTCGGCAATTGGCTCGCCAAACCAACGGGATTCAGATTCGATCGGATGCGGTGCGCAAACACTTGGGCGCTGTGCCCCTCGACCAAAAGGGGCCGCAATCCCTTTACAGTGCCGAAATGACCGCCAAAACCTACGATCACCTGCTGCAATTGGGGCTGGATCTGGCCAGTCGGGGCGAAACGGTGATTCTCGATGCCAAATACGATCGCCGAGCCTTGCGCCAAACGGTGATTGCCGCCACCCAAGAACGGGAATTGGATTTGGAAATTGTCCATTGCCAAGCCCCGATCGAGGTGCTGCGCGATCGACTCAATCAGCGAACCGGTGACATTGCCGATGCCACGGCTGATCTGTTGGCGGCTCAAGTGGCGGCCTTCGAGGCCTTCAGCAATGAGGAACGCCTTTGGGTGCGCGAGGTAGACACAGCCCGGGGGGGCGATTTAAAGTTGCAGTAG